The following coding sequences lie in one Arthrobacter sp. PGP41 genomic window:
- a CDS encoding DUF559 domain-containing protein — protein sequence MDISDYLQRRGGVARTSHLEKAGFGRAAVRSAVASGRIVKSSRGVYAIPAASPLQQAMDRGGLLTCVSAAPVYGLWTLKSDSALHICRSHPVRTPGVVEHGRPKHPRHGWLPVAGLADVLLHSMRCLPELESLILIQSATGRGDISLDFLYASCGGKRNGKARKLLDLVIPRADSVLEVLANTHFARAGLRVRRHVLIPGVGEVDFLIEECLVVETDGSTHFEPRSVKKDQRRNNRSILGGYLVLRYYYEDVVYSPGAMVAEVLSVLELRRRGVFPSRPADGGDESA from the coding sequence GTGGACATCAGCGACTATCTTCAGCGCCGCGGAGGCGTGGCCCGGACATCACACCTGGAAAAGGCCGGATTTGGACGGGCAGCCGTCAGGAGTGCCGTGGCCAGCGGCCGGATCGTGAAGTCCAGCCGCGGCGTCTACGCCATTCCAGCAGCAAGTCCCCTTCAGCAGGCCATGGATCGGGGAGGGCTTCTGACTTGTGTGTCTGCTGCACCCGTCTACGGATTGTGGACCTTGAAGAGTGACTCGGCCTTGCACATTTGCCGCAGTCATCCCGTGCGCACCCCGGGAGTGGTGGAGCATGGGCGGCCCAAGCATCCAAGGCACGGCTGGCTCCCTGTTGCCGGTCTGGCAGACGTCCTGCTGCACAGCATGCGTTGTCTACCCGAGCTGGAGTCCCTGATACTGATCCAGTCTGCTACCGGGCGCGGCGACATCTCTCTCGACTTCCTCTATGCCAGCTGTGGTGGCAAGCGCAATGGCAAGGCAAGGAAGCTTCTGGACCTGGTAATTCCCAGGGCGGATTCAGTGCTCGAAGTGCTTGCCAATACGCACTTTGCCAGAGCTGGGCTCAGGGTGCGGAGGCACGTGCTGATTCCCGGGGTGGGGGAGGTGGACTTCCTTATTGAGGAGTGCCTTGTTGTGGAGACCGACGGCTCAACCCACTTTGAACCACGTTCAGTCAAGAAGGACCAGCGGCGGAACAACCGGAGCATTCTGGGCGGTTATCTGGTGCTCCGCTACTACTACGAAGACGTGGTGTACTCGCCGGGGGCGATGGTCGCTGAGGTCCTGTCTGTCCTTGAGTTGAGGCGCAGAGGTGTCTTTCCGTCGCGTCCTGCCGATGGCGGTGACGAAAGTGCGTAA